The following DNA comes from Caldisericia bacterium.
GTTTCAAAACTTATTGAGTAGGTGAAAGAATGAGAATAATTATATCTCTTGAATGCACTGAATGTAAAAGAAGAAATTATACAACAACAAAAAATAAAAATAATGATCCTAATAGATTAGAATTAAAAAAGTATTGTCCATGGTGTAAAAAACATACTCTTCATAGGGAGGTGAAATAGGCCCGTAGCTCAACTGGCAGAGCACCGGTCTCCAAAACCGGTTGTTGGGGGTTCAAGTCCCTCCGGGCCTGCCATTTTTATCATGAGTGAGAAAAAAAGTATTATTCAAAGAATTAAAAATTTTTTAAAAGAAGTAAGGGTTGAATTTATAACAAGAACTACTTGGCCTTCTAGAGATAGGTTGTTAAATTCTTTTGTAACTATTTTGATTTTTATAATATTCTGGGCTATATTAATTGGAATTTTTGATATAGTATTTGCGGAATTTCTAAGTTTTATTACTTCAATATAGTTTAATATGAAAAAAGAAGATATCGTAGAAGAAAAAGAAAAAAAACAAAAAAGATGGTATATTGTTCATACTTATTCAGGTATGGAAGAAAAGGTTAAAAAAAACCTTGAACAAAGTATTGATGCTCACAATATGCATGATAGAATATTTAGAGTTGAAGTACCTGTAGATTGGAAAGTTAAGTTAAAAGATGGCAAGAGACAAATTGTTCCTGAAAAGGTTTATCCAGGTTATGTTCTTGTCGAAATGATAATGGATGATGATACATGGTATGTTGTAAGAAATACTCCAGGAGTACTTGGTTTTGTTGGAGGTGGGGGAAAACCAACCCCACTTACAGAAGATGAAGTTAGAGTTATAATGAATAGAATTGGAATTGAAGAAGCAAAAGCTCAACTGACCTTTTCAATTGGTGATACAGTTAGAGTTATAGGAGGACCTTTTGACCAAATGATTGGAAAAGTTGAAGAAATTTATGAAGAAAAAGAAAAAGCAAAAGTTAGACTCTCAATATTTGGTAGAGATATACCAGTTGAGATTGATTTTATACACTTAGAAAAAATATAAGGAGGTTTATATATGGCAAAAGAGGTTGAGGCAATAATAAAACTTCAAATACCTGCTGGCAAAGCAACTCCAGCACCACCAATAGGTCCAGCTCTAGGTCAAAAAGGAATTAATATTATGCAATTTTGTAATGAATTCAATCAGAAAACTAAAGATCAAGATGGAATTATTTTACCTGTTATAATAACAGTTTATAAAGATAAAAGTTTTACATTTGAAATTAAAACTCCTCCTGTTTCAGAACTTATAAAAAGAACATTAAAAATTGAAAAAGGTTCAGGAGAACCAAATAAAAATAAAGTTGGAAGATTAACTAAAAAACAGATTAGAGAAATTGCAGAAAAAAAATTAAAAGATCTGAATACAGATGATATTGAAGCAGCAATGAGAATTGTTGAAGGCACAGCAAGAAGTATGGGAGTTGAAGTAGAAAGGTAGGTGATATAGAATGAGTAAGAGATATGAGGCGCTTCTTTCAAAAATTGAAAAAGGTAAAACTTATGATCCAAACGAAGCATTTAAACTTATTAAAGAATTAGGAACTGCAAAATTTGATGAAAGTGTAGAGGTTCATATTAAATTAAATATTGATCCAAAACAAACAGATCAAACTGTTAGAGGTTCTGTTCTTTTACCACATGGTATAGGAAAAACAAAAAGAGTTCTTGCATTTGTTAGAGGTGATAAGATTAAAGAAGCAGAAGAAGCAGGAGCAGATTATATAGGTGACCAAGAAATAATAGAAAAAGTTTTAAATGGATGGTTCGAGTTTGATGCAGTTGTGGCAACTCCTGACATGATGCCTGCAATTTCAAAACTTGGAAAAGTTTTAGGACCAAGAGGTTTAATGCCAAATGCAAAAGCAGGAACTGTAACACAAGATATTGGAAGAGTTATAAAAGAGATTAAAATGGGAAAAATTGAATTTAAAACTGATAAACTTGGAAATATTCATTCTGTAATTGGTAAAGTAAGTTTTGAGGAAGATAAACTTAAAGAAAATTTTATTGCTTTAATTGATGCTATATTAAAAGCAAGACCTCCATCTGTGAAGGGCCAATATATTAAATCTATTTATATAACTACTACAATGGGCCCTTCTATTAAATTAGATACTCTTAAAGTTTTAAATTTAATTGGAAAGTAAGCCTAAGATAGTGGGTGCCTTTTGGCTTAATGTTTATCGCCCACCGAGGCAGGGAAAACTAAAAAGATTTTCTTGTCCTTCGGTGGAAGGACTTTTTAATTTTTAGGAGGATAAGAGATGATAACAAAAGAAAAGAAACTTGAACTCTTAAATGAAATAGAGAAAAAAATTGATGAGACAAAAATTATAGTTTTTACTACTTTTAATGAACTACCTGTTTCTGAAATTTTACCTTTAAGAAGAGATATAAGATCTAAAAAAGGTGAATTAAAAGTATATAAAAACACTTTACTGAAAAAAGTTTTAGAGAAAAAAGATATAAAACTTAATGATTCTATTTTTACAGGAACTACAGCAGTTGTATTTGCATATGAAGATCCATTTCAGATATTAAAAAGTGTAAATGAATATTTAAGAACCCATAGAAAAAATTTCGATATTAAGGGAGGAATTTTTGGGAGAACAATATTATCAAAAGATGACATTAACTCTCTTTCAACTATTTCATCAATTAATGAAGTATATGGAAAATTAGTTTATTCACTAAAATCTCCATTGATGAGAATTTCATTAACTCTTAAATCTCCAATAATAAGGCTTATAAATGCCTTAAATGAGATAAAAAGTAAAAAAGAATAAAGGAGGAATTAACAATGACAAAAGAGGAACTTTTAGAAGCAATTGAAAAAATGAGTGTAGTTGAACTTGTTGAATTTGTTAAAGCACTCGAAGAAAAATTTGGTGTCTCTGGAATGCCTATGGCAGTTCCTATGGCAGGAATGCCTCAAGCGCAGCAACAAGCAGCAGCACAAGAAGTTGAAAAAACAACATTTGATGTAGTTTTAACTAGTGTAGGTCAAGCAAAAATACAAGTTATTAAAGTTCTAAGAGAAGCATTAAATGTTTCACTAAAAGAAGCAAATGACCTAGTTTCAACTACACCTCAAGTTATAAAGAAAGGGTTAAGTAAAGAAGAGGCAGAGGATCTTAAAAACAAACTCTCCGCTGTTGGCGCAACAGTGGAAATTAAATAATTTGAACCCCGAAATTTTTCGGGGTTCTTTTATATTAAATTGGAGAAATTATGGAGATAAAAGAAGTTATTAACTTCAATAAATTTATTTTTTCTAATTTTGAAATACCTGATTTATTACAATTTCAAAAAGATTCATTTTATAATTTTATTAATAAAAAAATACCAAAATTACTTGATGAAATATCACCAGTTGATACACCAAAAGCTATGGTTGAATTTTTTGATCCAAAAGTATTTCCTCCTGAACTTTCAGTTGATGAATGTAAAGAAAGAAAATTAACATATGCAGGAACTTTAAAAGCAAAAGTTAGAATAACAAACAAAAGAACAGGAGAAATAAAAGAACAAGATGTTTTTTTGGGAGAGATTCCTTATATAACTCCTCACGGATCTTTTGTTTTTAATGGTGCTGAAAGAACAGTTGTATCACAATTGATTAGAGCACCAGGTGTTTATTTCACAAAACCATCATCTGCTCATTCAGGAAGAGTTATTTTTGAAGCAAGATTAATACCAGAAAGAGGTACATGGTTTATATTTGAAGTTGAATCTACAAATACTTTAGTTATTAGATTAAATAAAGGCTCAAGAAAGCTTTACTTTCCAACTATATTAAGAGTTTTTAAAGAATTGAGCGATGAAGAGATAATGGATCTATTTAGAGAAAAAAGAAAAATAAAAGTAAATATTTCTGAGCTTGAAAAAAATCTCCCATGTACATTAGCAGAAAATATTTATGACCCAGCTACTGGAGAGATAGTTTATTATGATGGAGAAGAAGTAACAAAAGAAAAAATTTCTACACTATACGATTTAGGCATAAATAATTTAGAGATTTATAAAGATGTTGTTGATATAATTATTAAAAAAACACTTGAAAAAGATAATAATAAAACACAAGAAGATGCCATATTAGATATTTATAGAAAATTAAGACCTGGAGAAAGAGTTCTTTTAGAGTCAGCTAAAAATTTAATTTATGTAACATTTTTTGATACAAAAAGAAATTATCTTTCTGATGTTGGAAGGCATAAAATAAATCAAAAATTTGGATTAAACCTTAAAGACAATATTGTTACATTTGATGATATAGTCGCAATTATAAAGCATGCAATTAAAATTAAAAATGGATTTGAAAAATTAGATGATATAGACCATCTTGGTAATAGATATGTAAGAGGAGTAGGTGAATTAATGGAAGTCAACATGAGATATGGACTTTTAAGAATGGTAAAAGTTATGAAAGGTAGAATAAGCACCTACTCTGAAGATATGTTTACAGCACAACATCTTGTTAATTCAAAGCCGATTACAGCATCACTACAAAGTTTCTTTGGAACTGGACAACTCTCACAATTTATGGAGCAAACGAATCCTCTTTCATCTTTAACACATAAAAGAAGACTCTCTTCTATGGGGCCAGGGGGATTAACTCGTGAAACTGCTGGACTTGAAGTAAGAGACATACATTCATCTCATTATGGAAGGATTTGCCCGATAGAAACACCAGAAGGTCAAAATATCGGTCTAATCAATTCATTAACAGTTTATGCAAGAATAAACGAGTATGGATTTATAACAACTCCATATAGAAAAGTAATAAATGGTAAATTAACAGATGAGATTGTATATCTTGAAGCACTTGAGGAAGAAAATTATTATATTGCACAGGCAAATACTCCAGTTAATAAAAAAGGAGAGCTATTAAAGGATAATAAGGGAAATATTTTAAATGATGGTTATGCAACAGGAAGATATAAAGGTGAAGTTATTGAAAAAATTCCATTAGAAAAAATTCAATTCATGGAAATTTCACCGCTTCAAGTTTTTTCTGTATCAGCATCATTAATTCCATTTTTAGAACATGATGATGCAAACAGAGCTCTTATGGGTTGCAATATGCAAAGACAGGCAGTTCCTCTTCTTTTTCCTGAACCACCAATTGTTGGTACTGGAATGGAAAAAATTGTTTCAAGGCATGATCCAAGTATTGTTATTTCAGAAATTGATGGAAATGTAAAAGAAGTATCTGGAGATAAAA
Coding sequences within:
- the rpmG gene encoding 50S ribosomal protein L33, with the protein product MRIIISLECTECKRRNYTTTKNKNNDPNRLELKKYCPWCKKHTLHREVK
- the secE gene encoding preprotein translocase subunit SecE, translated to MSEKKSIIQRIKNFLKEVRVEFITRTTWPSRDRLLNSFVTILIFIIFWAILIGIFDIVFAEFLSFITSI
- the nusG gene encoding transcription termination/antitermination protein NusG, translated to MKKEDIVEEKEKKQKRWYIVHTYSGMEEKVKKNLEQSIDAHNMHDRIFRVEVPVDWKVKLKDGKRQIVPEKVYPGYVLVEMIMDDDTWYVVRNTPGVLGFVGGGGKPTPLTEDEVRVIMNRIGIEEAKAQLTFSIGDTVRVIGGPFDQMIGKVEEIYEEKEKAKVRLSIFGRDIPVEIDFIHLEKI
- the rplK gene encoding 50S ribosomal protein L11; this translates as MAKEVEAIIKLQIPAGKATPAPPIGPALGQKGINIMQFCNEFNQKTKDQDGIILPVIITVYKDKSFTFEIKTPPVSELIKRTLKIEKGSGEPNKNKVGRLTKKQIREIAEKKLKDLNTDDIEAAMRIVEGTARSMGVEVER
- the rplA gene encoding 50S ribosomal protein L1 is translated as MSKRYEALLSKIEKGKTYDPNEAFKLIKELGTAKFDESVEVHIKLNIDPKQTDQTVRGSVLLPHGIGKTKRVLAFVRGDKIKEAEEAGADYIGDQEIIEKVLNGWFEFDAVVATPDMMPAISKLGKVLGPRGLMPNAKAGTVTQDIGRVIKEIKMGKIEFKTDKLGNIHSVIGKVSFEEDKLKENFIALIDAILKARPPSVKGQYIKSIYITTTMGPSIKLDTLKVLNLIGK
- the rplJ gene encoding 50S ribosomal protein L10, with amino-acid sequence MITKEKKLELLNEIEKKIDETKIIVFTTFNELPVSEILPLRRDIRSKKGELKVYKNTLLKKVLEKKDIKLNDSIFTGTTAVVFAYEDPFQILKSVNEYLRTHRKNFDIKGGIFGRTILSKDDINSLSTISSINEVYGKLVYSLKSPLMRISLTLKSPIIRLINALNEIKSKKE
- the rplL gene encoding 50S ribosomal protein L7/L12 — its product is MTKEELLEAIEKMSVVELVEFVKALEEKFGVSGMPMAVPMAGMPQAQQQAAAQEVEKTTFDVVLTSVGQAKIQVIKVLREALNVSLKEANDLVSTTPQVIKKGLSKEEAEDLKNKLSAVGATVEIK
- a CDS encoding DNA-directed RNA polymerase subunit beta, whose protein sequence is MEIKEVINFNKFIFSNFEIPDLLQFQKDSFYNFINKKIPKLLDEISPVDTPKAMVEFFDPKVFPPELSVDECKERKLTYAGTLKAKVRITNKRTGEIKEQDVFLGEIPYITPHGSFVFNGAERTVVSQLIRAPGVYFTKPSSAHSGRVIFEARLIPERGTWFIFEVESTNTLVIRLNKGSRKLYFPTILRVFKELSDEEIMDLFREKRKIKVNISELEKNLPCTLAENIYDPATGEIVYYDGEEVTKEKISTLYDLGINNLEIYKDVVDIIIKKTLEKDNNKTQEDAILDIYRKLRPGERVLLESAKNLIYVTFFDTKRNYLSDVGRHKINQKFGLNLKDNIVTFDDIVAIIKHAIKIKNGFEKLDDIDHLGNRYVRGVGELMEVNMRYGLLRMVKVMKGRISTYSEDMFTAQHLVNSKPITASLQSFFGTGQLSQFMEQTNPLSSLTHKRRLSSMGPGGLTRETAGLEVRDIHSSHYGRICPIETPEGQNIGLINSLTVYARINEYGFITTPYRKVINGKLTDEIVYLEALEEENYYIAQANTPVNKKGELLKDNKGNILNDGYATGRYKGEVIEKIPLEKIQFMEISPLQVFSVSASLIPFLEHDDANRALMGCNMQRQAVPLLFPEPPIVGTGMEKIVSRHDPSIVISEIDGNVKEVSGDKIVIKNKKEERIYELKKFARSNQDTCINSRPIVKKGDYVKKGDVIADGQAIKDGILSLGRNLLIAYLPWRGYNYQDAILISERLVKDDVYTSIHIKEYITTVRETKAGPEILTKDIPNVDESELRNLTEEGIVRIGAEVKPGDILVGKLAPKAEVDTSPESKIWRAMFGEKGKDVVDNSLRLPPGEFGTVILTKVYSKEKGDELPVGIEKLVKVLVAQKRKIMVGDKMAGRHGNKGVVAAILPEEDMPFREDGTPIDLVLSPLSVPSRMNIGQTLETMLGYAAYKLGLRVEIPIFSSPTEEEVQEWLKKVGLDIYSKETLYDGYTGEPFKTKALVGYAYIMKLNHLVLDKVHARSTGTYSLVTQQPLGGKSQFGGQRLGEMEVWALEAYGAANLLQEMLTVKSDDIEGRRKAYESIVKGKDIEEVGIPESFKVLVRELRGLGINIKTIPDFEKKEEKKEVKFFLPTRKRKNKKKEVSQ